The DNA window CTAATCTATAAAGAAGCCAGGAATGCAGGTAATTACTGCTTGGATGATGGGTTTCTTTATGAGGTTTTGATATTAATTTGAACTGCATGTCCCGCAGGATGTAGCCGAGCAACTTCCACACCCGGAGGGGGCTCCAGCGATGGAGCGGGCGGCGCCCTCCGTAGACTGCGAGAACATTACCGGGACGGATACCATGCGCGAGCTATGATTTCCAGCACAGTCAGGGCAGGTGGCTATATCATCACGCTGGCTAATGCCGCGAAACAATTCAAAATTCGCGCGACAATCCAGGCAGCGATATTCGTAGAATGGCATAATTTTGCTCCGCGTGTATAATTGCAAATTAGTCTGGAGGGGATGATTGCCCTTGCTAAAAGCTCATCCCCCCCAGGCTCCAGATTAAGATGGGGTTATTTAGACGCTACGCCTTTTTTGCTCGCAAGAAGGCCAAGACGCCTGCCAAAGCCGCCAGAATCAATCCCGGCAAGCCGATAATCAGCAGCAGGAATCCACCGGCACGCGGCTCTAGCTCTAGTTGAGAGGCAGAGTAGTTTTCGATGCCGTAGAGTAACAAGATTACACCTACAACTGCCAAAACCCACTCGTACCAGGTTAATTTCACTTTTTCAGTGGTCACAAGCCAGTACACACCGGCTCCAAGCACTAAACCTAAGATAAGCCACAACATGGTTGCATCCTCCTAAATACTAGCTGGTTTCTCGAACGGTCTGGTAGGTATCAATGCCGTAATCGGGCAAGTTCTGTTTCCACCATGAGGCCGCGCTCTTTTGCGGTGTTTCCGGTTGATCGCGGTATGGGGAGTAGAGCAAATCGTCGAGGCTGACGAATGCTTTATTGAACATGCGTGTCTTGGCGGCAACCGAATTGCGGAAGCGGTGGAAGGATGCCAGGTTCTTGCTGGAGAAGGGGCAGACTGTGAAGCAAATACCACAGTTGGTGCCAATTTGATTCCAGTAGGAACGGCAAGCGGTCGAGTTCTCGAAGAACGCTTCGTGACCGGGATTATTCCAGCCGCCGCGCACTTCCCAGGTGGCATCGCCAAAACTGAGGTTCTTCGGCGGGCACATCTCGGCGCACTTCAGGCAGTCATGGCAGAAATCCCAGATGCCGGCGTTGATCGGTTTGGTCGGCGCCAGGGGGAGATCGGTGAGCAGCTTGAAGACGCGCACCATCGGGCCGTATTCGGGAGTGACCAGGCGGTTGAGGCGGGAGAGTTCACCCAAACCAGCCATGACACCAAAGGCCGGAGCAATGCCCAGGGCGTTGGTGCTGGCTTCGCCAATGCCCATATAACCCAAGCCGCGCAAGAACTCTTGCAAACGTTCCTGGATATTCTGGGAGCGACGATAGGTCAGCGATGTAGTCATCGAGCCAATCGGGGTTGGGCAGCGTGTCATAGTTTCTTCGGACATCTGCACGGTGTAGACGACAGCCCAGCGCGCTTTCTTGGGGATCAGGCGATATTCTTCGGTTTCTTCGGGCTGTTCGGCATCTTCGATGCGTAATTCTACGCCATCGGGGTCGTGCGAGTAGATCAGTTTTTCGGTAGTATTGGTATCTAATTCCACAAAACCAACTGTGGCTGCACCCAGGTGACGCAGTGCAGCGGTTACAACCATGGCAGCTTCTTCAGGAGAGCCTTCCCACTTGGGCACGCCCAGGTCTTCAGGGGTTTTGGCTTTTTGTGGTCCGATGAAACTGCGGGGTACACCACCAGAACCGGCGCCACTTTGCATGGCGCGATCTAACAGGGTGTAACCATCTTTGCCTTCTTTGAGCCATTTATCCAAATTGGCTGCGCGCAATTCTGAGAGGCGGTTGGCCTCATCTTCACCCACATACTTGGTGAAACCGCGGCGCACGGTGTTGAATTCTGCATAGCGATTAACATTGGCCCAATCGACACCACTGGTCGGCTCGTCTTGGGTTTTAATGAAGCTGGGGCGTTGTAGCCCAACAGCCTTGTCAGATGCCTGTTCTTCCAGATTTACCATGGGAGCCAAGCTGGCAACAGCACCTAATTTGCCGAGTTCTTTCATGAACTCGCGTCGGGTCAGGCTTTCAGGCATTTCATTCTCCTTTTTTTCGAGGAGTTCCCACCGTCCTTTC is part of the Chloroflexota bacterium genome and encodes:
- a CDS encoding zinc ribbon domain-containing protein: MPFYEYRCLDCRANFELFRGISQRDDIATCPDCAGNHSSRMVSVPVMFSQSTEGAARSIAGAPSGCGSCSATSCGTCSSN
- a CDS encoding reductive dehalogenase, yielding MPESLTRREFMKELGKLGAVASLAPMVNLEEQASDKAVGLQRPSFIKTQDEPTSGVDWANVNRYAEFNTVRRGFTKYVGEDEANRLSELRAANLDKWLKEGKDGYTLLDRAMQSGAGSGGVPRSFIGPQKAKTPEDLGVPKWEGSPEEAAMVVTAALRHLGAATVGFVELDTNTTEKLIYSHDPDGVELRIEDAEQPEETEEYRLIPKKARWAVVYTVQMSEETMTRCPTPIGSMTTSLTYRRSQNIQERLQEFLRGLGYMGIGEASTNALGIAPAFGVMAGLGELSRLNRLVTPEYGPMVRVFKLLTDLPLAPTKPINAGIWDFCHDCLKCAEMCPPKNLSFGDATWEVRGGWNNPGHEAFFENSTACRSYWNQIGTNCGICFTVCPFSSKNLASFHRFRNSVAAKTRMFNKAFVSLDDLLYSPYRDQPETPQKSAASWWKQNLPDYGIDTYQTVRETS
- a CDS encoding dehalogenase, which translates into the protein MWLILGLVLGAGVYWLVTTEKVKLTWYEWVLAVVGVILLLYGIENYSASQLELEPRAGGFLLLIIGLPGLILAALAGVLAFLRAKKA